Proteins from a genomic interval of Quercus lobata isolate SW786 chromosome 11, ValleyOak3.0 Primary Assembly, whole genome shotgun sequence:
- the LOC115968942 gene encoding glutathione S-transferase T3-like, whose product MAQYANTSVDAIHSYELKQNTFREKVWEYFHKHNTFGTTRTAISLTSRWGMIDKETNRFCGCMAQVKAISQSGTTEQDKIDNAKALYKNNFHLKFQFEHCWLMLKDQPEWSEPKERSRTLLPPAPDSTSIVEGDGVSLLDDVSNFRRPIGRKAEKANRKNKAIEKTVGEYLAKKMKFIEESQKQEKDRIKAEMVHLKELRDTVYRERIQLEKEKLRIEKEKLRIQEMFDDERIMLVDTSTLAGVQKLFYEQLQREIIARRTSSK is encoded by the exons ATGGCTCAATACGCCAATACTAGTGTCGATGCCATACACAGTTATGagctaaaacaaaatacatttcGTGAAAAAGTTTGGGAATACTTCCACAAGCACAATACCTTCGGTACCACACGTACCGCTATTTCCCTAACAAGTCGTTGGGGAATGATTGACAAGGAGACAAATAGGTTTTGTGGGTGCATGGCTCAAGTTAAAGCAATTTCTCAAAGTGGTACGACTGAACAAGATaag attgaCAACGCGAAGGCTTTGTATAAAAACAACTTCCATTTAAAGTTTCAATTTGAACATTGTTGGCTCATGTTGAAGGACCAACCAGAGTGGAGTGAGCCTAAGGAAAGATCGAGGACATTGTTACCTCCAGCTCCGGATTCAACATCTATTGTGGAGGGGGATGGTGTGTCCTTATTGGATGACGTTTCCAATTTCAGGAGACCGATTGGTAGAAAGGCCGAAAAGGCTAACCGAAAGAACAAAGCTATCGAAAAAACTGTTGGGGAATATTTGGCCAAGAAGATGAAATTTATTGAGGaatcacaaaaacaagaaaaggacCGTATCAAAGCAGAAATGGTTCACTTGAAAGAGCTAAGGGATACGGTCTATAGGGAGAGAATTCaattggaaaaggaaaaacttaGAATAGAGAAGGAAAAGCTTCGTATCCAAGAAATGTTTGATGATGAGAGAATCATGTTGGTGGATACAAGTACCTTGGCCGGAGtacaaaaacttttttatgaACAACTCCAAAGGGAAATCATTGCTAGACGAACTTCAAGTAAATAG